The Setaria italica strain Yugu1 chromosome IX, Setaria_italica_v2.0, whole genome shotgun sequence genome has a window encoding:
- the LOC101757433 gene encoding scarecrow-like protein 9, translated as MGLDNTYGELSGMFCGGLSYDGYADHSSSSDYFRFIDPLPAVVPQIAAEPYSNPSSTVSRANTETDNPEDWEFISDESLNYISRMLMEEDIDEKCSMYQAESAALRAAAKPFYDILGHKFPPSPDHQLTPWSVDSPSESGSSSRTQSVASTVTSSSVGGAVDSNRRYDAGRSGQMESYRGLCGQSSQPLVGPSSDACSAAGVLEDPLITNGRIPEYLFESLPTWDFRRGIEEAQKFLPVRNKLVIDLEAGGVARPQEARKDVSLNARKADVLNSRKNRQSEDLDLMEGRNIKQSAFCSDEPDWIEMFDDLLRQTEKKATDLRELMRNEASKNSQVTQTKGPSGPRTRGRKPTKKDVVDLRTILIHCAQAVAADDRRTANELLKQIRHHSKPNGDGAQRLAHCFADGLEARLAGTGSQLYHKLVAKRTTASDMLKAYHLYLAACPFKRLSHFLSNQTILSMIKNASKVHIIDFGIYFGFQWPCLIRRLSKREGGPPVLRITGIDVPQPGFRPTERIEETGQRLAEYAKKFNVPFEYQGIASKWETIRVEDLKIGKDEVVIVNCLYRFRNLIDETVAVDSPRNRVLNTIRQVNPAIFIHGIVNGSYSVPFFITRFREALFHFSALFDMLETTVPRDDAQRALIERDLFGREALNVIACEGSDRVERPETYKQWQVRNLRAGFVQSPLNQEIVMKAKDKVKDIYHKDFVIDEDSGWLLQGWKGRIIYAISTWKPKNN; from the coding sequence ATGGGTCTGGATAATACTTATGGCGAGCTATCTGGCATGTTCTGTGGAGGCTTGTCTTACGATGGTTACGCAGACCACAGCAGCTCAAGTGATTATTTCAGGTTCATAGATCCACTGCCTGCGGTTGTGCCCCAGATCGCAGCAGAGCCCTATTCCAATCCTTCATCCACCGTGTCGAGGGCCAACACTGAAACTGACAACCCGGAGGATTGGGAGTTCATCTCAGATGAGTCCCTCAACTATATTAGCCGGATGCTCATGGAGGAGGATATTGATGAGAAATGCAGCATGTACCAGGCGGAGTCAGCAGCACTACGTGCTGCTGCAAAGCCATTCTACGACATTCTTGGGCACAAGTTTCCACCGTCTCCTGATCACCAGCTGACCCCTTGGTCTGTGGACAGCCCCAGTGAGAGTGGCAGTAGCAGTCGTACACAATCTGTGGCAAGTACTGTTACTAGCAGCAGTGTTGGTGGTGCAGTGGATAGCAATCGGCGCTACGATGCTGGACGCAGTGGACAGATGGAATCTTATCGAGGCTTGTGTGGTCAGTCTTCTCAGCCGCTCGTTGGTCCATCAAGTGACGCATGCAGTGCAGCGGGTGTGCTAGAAGATCCTTTGATCACAAATGGGAGGATCCCTGAGTATTTGTTTGAGAGCCTTCCAACTTGGGATTTCAGGAGAGGCATCGAGGAAGCCCAGAAGTTTCTTCCTGTTAGGAATAAACTAGTAATTGATTTAGAagctggtggtgttgctagACCCCAAGAAGCAAGGAAAGATGTTTCTTTAAATGCTAGGAAGGCAGATGTGTTGAACAGCAGGAAAAACAGACAGAGTGAAGACCTTGACCTGATGGAAGGACGGAACATTAAACAGTCTGCATTTTGTTCTGATGAGCCTGATTGGATTGAGATGTTTGATGATTTGCTTCGACAAACTGAGAAGAAGGCTACAGATCTGCGAGAGCTGATGCGCAATGAAGCTTCCAAGAATTCTCAGGTCACTCAGACGAAAGGGCCAAGTGGGCCACGGACACGAGGAAGGAAACCAACAAAGAAGGATGTGGTGGACCTTAGGACTATCCTCATCCACTGTGCACAGGCTGTGGCAGCAGATGACCGCAGAACTGCTAATGAATTGTTAAAACAAATAAGGCATCATTCCAAGCCAAATGGTGATGGCGCCCAGAGGTTGGCACATTGCTTTGCAGATGGTCTTGAGGCTCGCTTAGCAGGCACAGGGAGTCAGCTTTACCACAAGCTTGTGGCAAAACGTACAACTGCCTCTGACATGCTTAAAGCCTACCACCTTTACCTGGCAGCATGCCCATTTAAGAGGCTTTCACATTTTCTTTCCAATCAGACAATCTTGAGTATGATAAAAAATGCATCAAAGGTGCATATCATTGACTTTGGCATTTATTTTGGCTTCCAATGGCCATGCCTAATCAGGCGCCTCTCCAAGAGGGAAGGTGGTCCGCCTGTTCTTCGCATCACTGGAATTGATGTACCTCAGCCAGGTTTCCGACCTACCGAGAGAATTGAAGAGACTGGACAAAGGCTTGCAGAATATGCTAAGAAGTTTAATGTCCCTTTTGAGTACCAGGGAATAGCATCAAAGTGGGAAACCATCCGTGTTGAGGATCTCAAAATTGGCAAGGATGAAGTTGTGATTGTTAATTGCCTGTACCGGTTCAGGAACTTGATTGATGAAACAGTTGCTGTAGACAGCCCTAGGAATAGGGTGCTCAACACCATAAGGCAAGTCAACCCAGCTATTTTCATCCATGGAATTGTGAATGGGTCATACAGCGTTCCCTTCTTCATCACACGTTTCCGTGAGGCATTGTTCCATTTCTCCGCATTGTTTGACATGCTAGAGACAACTGTCCCACGGGATGATGCCCAGCGTGCACTTATAGAGAGGGATCTGTTTGGCCGAGAGGCACTCAATGTTATTGCATGTGAGGGCTCAGACAGAGTTGAGAGACCCGAGACGTACAAACAGTGGCAGGTGAGGAACCTCAGGGCTGGATTTGTTCAATCGCCTTTAAACCAAGAAATTGTGATGAAAGCCAAGGACAAAGTAAAAGACATTTATCACAAGGACTTCGTCATAGATGAAGACAGCGGATGGCTCCTGCAAGGCTGGAAAGGAAGGATAATCTATGCCATATCTACATGGAAGCCTAAGAATAACTAG
- the LOC101757038 gene encoding uncharacterized protein LOC101757038 has product MEFEDRCHKFDCLLFDLDDTLYPLSSGIAGHVKKNIEDYMVEKLGIDESKIENLGNLLYRNYGTTMAGLRAIGYSFDYDEYHAFVHGRLPYDNIKPDPVLKHILKNLRIRKLIFTNGDKVHALRALKRLGLEDCFEGIICFETLNPPCPPQGEQKPEIFDIAGHFARSGTAGELPKTPVLCKPNVDAMEEALRIANVNPHKAIFFDDSVRNIQAGKQIGLHTVLVGKSQRVKGADHALESIHNIREALPGLWEEAEKAEDVLYADRVAIETSVTA; this is encoded by the exons ATGGAGTTCGAAGACCGCTGCCACAAGTTCGACTGCCTGCTCTTCG ACCTCGACGACACTCTGTACCCGCTGAGCTCTGGGATCGCAGGCCATGTCAAGAAGAACATTGAAG ATTACATGGTTGAGAAGCTGGGTATTGATGAGAGCAAGATCGAGAACCTGGGGAATCTGCTGTACAGGAACTACGGCACCACGATGGCCGGCCTCAGG GCGATCGGTTACAGTTTCGATTACGATGAGTACCACGCCTTCGTCCATGGCAGGCTGCCCTACGACAACATCAAGCCCGACCCTGTTCTGAAGCACATTCTCAAGAACCTGCGCATCCGCAAGCTC ATATTCACTAACGGCGACAAGGTCCACGCCCTGCGAGCCCTCAAGAGGCTGGGCCTGGAGGACTGCTTCGAGGGGATCATCTGCTTCGAGACCCTGAacccgccgtgcccgccgcaGGGAGAGCAGAAGCCCGAGATCTTCGACATCGCCGGCCACTTCGCCCGGTCCGgcaccgccggcgagctccccaAGACCCCCGTCCTGTGCAAGCCCAACGTCGACGCCATGGAGGAGGCGCTCAGGATCGCCAACGTCAACCCCCACAAGGCG ATTTTCTTCGACGACAGCGTGCGCAACATCCAGGCCGGGAAGCAGATCGGCCTCCACACCGTGCTGGTGGGCAAGTCGCAGCGGGTGAAGGGCGCGGACCACGCTCTGGAGAGCATCCACAACATCAGGGAGGCGCTGCCGGGGCTGTgggaggaggccgagaaggcGGAGGACGTGCTCTACGCCGACCGCGTGGCGATCGAGACCTCCGTCACGGCGTAA